In Burkholderia lata, the DNA window GCGCGAGCCTTGCCTCGTCGTCGACGCGCGACGGCCTGCGTCTCGCGACGCGCGCCAGCTGAGACGGGGTGAACCATGGCAATGAACACCGGTTTCAGCGACGATGACGACGATGCAGTGATGAGCGAGATCAACATGACGCCGCTCGTCGACGTCATGCTCGTACTCCTGATCATTTTCCTCGTGACGATCCCGGCGATGCAGCATGCGGTGAAGATCGACCTGCCGCACGCCAGCAGCCAGCCCGTCGACGAAAAGCCGCAGACGGTCGACGTCGCGATCCAGGGTGACGGCACGATCCTGTGGGACGACCACACGGTCACGCGCGAACAATTGCAGGAACGCATCGCGGAAGCG includes these proteins:
- a CDS encoding ExbD/TolR family protein; translated protein: MAMNTGFSDDDDDAVMSEINMTPLVDVMLVLLIIFLVTIPAMQHAVKIDLPHASSQPVDEKPQTVDVAIQGDGTILWDDHTVTREQLQERIAEAAKRTPQPELHLRADRKVAYEHVAEVMSDAQAGGLTKLGFVTEPTAKAK